The Panicum hallii strain FIL2 chromosome 9, PHallii_v3.1, whole genome shotgun sequence genome has a window encoding:
- the LOC112877353 gene encoding probable serine protease EDA2, giving the protein MGSGSARAATAAAALLLLMLARGGESVSFWLPPPSAGVGEEGFLGGASRYLTRDERWMNQTLDHFNPTDHRQFKQRYYEFLDYYRAPNGPIFLKICGEASCNGISNDYLAVMAKKFGAAIVSPEHRYYGRSSPFNSLTTENLRFLSSKQALFDLAVFRQYYQETLNSKYNRSGADSSWFVFGGSYAGALSAWFRLKFPHLTCGSLASSGVVLAVYNFTDFDKQIGDSAGPECKEALQEVTRLVDGQLQCGRNSVKQLFGAAKLENDGDFLYLLADAAAIAFQYGNPDALCSPLIEAKKNGTDLVETFASYVKDYYIGKFGASVASYDQQYLKNTTPAVAESSYRLWWYQVCSEVAFFQVAPKNDSVRSPKIDTRYHLDLCRNVFGEGVYPDVFMTNLYYGGTRIAGSKIVFANGSQDPWRHASKHKSSEELPSYLIECKNCGHCSDLSGCPQAPSNIEGDSSKCSSPEALNKVRKQIVDHIDLWLSECQEQGHDKEPSLGSRWSIASI; this is encoded by the exons ATGGGGTCCGGCTCCGCCCGCGCGGCGACCGCGGCggccgccctcctcctcctcatgcTCGCGCGAGGCGGCGAGTCCGTCAGTTTCTGGctcccgccgccgtccgccgggGTAGGGGAGGAGGGCTTCCTCGGCGGCGCCAGCCGTTACCTGACGCGGGACGAGCGGTGGATGAACCAAACCCTCGACCACTTCAACCCCACG GACCATCGGCAATTCAAACAGCGTTACTATGAATTTCTTGACTACTACCGAGCTCCAAATGGGCCGATCTTCCTAAAAATCTGTGGAGAAGCCTCATGCAATGGAATTAGCAATGACTACTTAGCT GTGATGGCAAAGAAATTTGGTGCTGCAATTGTTTCTCCTGAGCATCGATACTATGGAAGGAGTTCTCCTTTTAACAGTCTGACGACAGAAAATCTACGGTTCTTGTCATCAAAGCAGGCTTTATTTGATCTTGCTGTTTTCCGCCAATATTATCAG GAAACCTTAAATTCCAAGTATAACCGCTCTGGGGCAGACAGTTCTTGGTTTGTTTTTGGAGGGTCATATGCTGGAGCACTCAGTGCTTGGTTCAGATTGAAGTTTCCTCACTTGACATGTGGAAGTCTAGCAAGCTCAGGAGTTGTTCTTGCTGTTTACAACTTTACCGATTTTGACAAACAG ATTGGGGACTCTGCTGGTCCTGAATGCAAGGAAGCACTTCAAGAAGTAACAAGACTTGTTGACGGACAGCTTCAGTGTGGCCGCAACTCAGTTAAGCAGTTGTTTGGAGCAGCAAAG TTGGAAAATGACGGTGACTTCCTCTACTTACTGGCAGATGCTGCTGCTATTGCG TTCCAATATGGCAATCCTGATGCCTTGTGCTCCCCGCTAATTGAAGCAAAGAAGAACGGGACAGATTTGGTG GAAACATTTGCTAGTTACGTGAAAGATTATTACATTGGAAAATTTGGGGCATCTGTAGCATCATATGATCAACAGTATTTAAAGAACACAACTCCTGCTGTTGCTGAATCCT CATATAGACTTTGGTGGTACCAAGTTTGCAGTGAGGTTGCATTTTTCCAGGTGGCACCAAAAAATGATAGTGTCCGATCCCCAAAGATTGACACAAG GTACCATTTGGACTTGTGCAGAAATGTTTTTGGGGAAGGAGTCTACCCTGATGTCTTCATGACAAACTTATACTATGGAGGCACAAGAATTGCAG GTTCTAAAATTGTTTTTGCAAATGGATCTCAAGACCCTTGGCGCCATGCTTCTAAGCACAAATCATCAGAAGAAT TGCCATCATACTTAATTGAGTGCAAGAACTGTGGACATTGCAGTGATCTCTCTGGATGCCCTCAGGCTCCTTCAAATATTGAAG GTGATTCATCCAAGTGCTCATCTCCAGAAGCTCTCAACAAAGTAAGAAAGCAGATTGTCGATCACATTGACCTGTGGTTATCGGAATGCCAAGAACAAG GGCATGACAAGGAGCCATCGCTGGGAAGCAGATGGAGCATAGCTAGTATCTGA